A region from the Aegilops tauschii subsp. strangulata cultivar AL8/78 chromosome 5, Aet v6.0, whole genome shotgun sequence genome encodes:
- the LOC109779851 gene encoding uncharacterized protein, with the protein MSRLSFRPRPLDIHKKLPILKSARDFEDDDPTVAAFAAARVGVLLRHSGSELTAAAAATDGEGNSTPSKKNAQEIPTPQFDDVETYDRDYTRTFAQPSCYIRGRGARAEIGEFVEYDLDNEDEDWLDDYNNERKNLNPEKLEVLLFKLEILDHKARERAGAITPTFIGPVPVLLQLDVAMEALQYLSVRYAVFQAVYNYWRAKRERWQKPILRRLQPPPPVNDTNPYNVFRPREKAHRLHTRRMQRRENNIQSFEKLRLVRRNLDQAKALMGALIKREETKREVMECEVNLQRVQMQYKHEAQLVDDGTTLSGFQQASSRFGSSDDDYADSDDTATEEPYFRQPVLHHRYPDNKQSAIPTLRIKREPGLPVLKRRPQQNGWVFKRDPEEPVLLFTRPLDPDKLVAAGIKLPPDPPIEIDATVPPFRCRGRIGRGGRIIFDRWNPLLRTPTSIGQETTHFTPYGRRPPSPEG; encoded by the exons ATGAGTAGGCTCTCGTTCCGGCCGCGGCCGCTCGACATCCACAAGAAGCTCCCAATCCTCAAGTCGGCGCGGGACTTCGAGGACGATGACCCCACGGTGGCAGCGTTCGCCGCGGCAAGGGTAGGGGTTCTGCTGCGGCACTCCGGCTCGGAGCTCACTGCCGCTGCTGCTGCGACTGACGGCGAG GGAAATTCAACTCCCAGTAAGAAGAATGCTCAAGAAATACCAACACCACAGTTTGATGATGTGGAGACCTATGATAGGGATTACACTCGCACCTTTGCACAACCATCATGTTATATACGAGGAAGAGGAG CCAGAGCTGAGATCGGTGAATTTGTTGAGTATGACTTGGATAACGAAGATGAAGACTGGCTTGACGACTACAACAATGAGCGGAAAAATCTTAACCCTGAAAA GTTGGAGGTCCTCTTATTCAAGTTGGAAATTTTGGACCACAAAGCTCGAGAAAGAGCAGGAGCCATAACACCAACTTTCATAGGACCTGTTCCAGTTCTCTTGCAGCTCGATGTTGCTATGGAG GCTTTGCAGTATTTGTCTGTTCGGTATGCTGTTTTCCAAGCTGTATATAACTATTGGAGAGCTAAG AGGGAACGGTGGCAAAAGCCTATTCTGCGGCGTTTGCAG CCTCCTCCGCCGGTGAATGATACAAACCCATATAATGTATTCAGACCAAGAGAAAAGGCCCATCGTCTTCATACAAGAAGG ATGCAAAGACGAGAAAATAATATCCAGTCGTTTGAAAAACTCCGCCTG GTACGGCGCAATTTGGACCAAGCAAAGGCATTAATGGGGGCTCTGATTAAG AGGGAAGAGACAAAGCGGGAGGTCATGGAATGTGAGGTCAACCTTCAGCGTGTTCAGATGCAATATAAG CATGAGGCCCAGCTTGTTGACGATGGGACTACACTGTCAGGGTTCCAGCAAGCTTCTAGCAGGTTTGGGTcaagtgatgatgattatgcggATTCAGATGACACCGCAACTGAAGAGCCATATTTTCGGCAACCTGTTCTCCATCATCGGTACCCTGATAACAAGCAGTCGGCAATCCCTACATTGCGTATAAAGCGTGAGCCGGGGCTACCGGTGCTAAAAAGGAGGCCTCAGCAGAATGGCTGGGTATTTAAAAGG GATCCTGAGGAGCCAGTATTGTTATTCACAAGGCCGCTAGATCCTGACAAGTTGGTGGCAGCGGGTATCAAGTTGCCACCAGACCCCCCTATTGAGATTGATGCCACCGTGCCACCATTTCGGTGCCGAGGGAGAATTGGCCGAGGTGGCCGCATCATCTTTGATCGATGGAATCCTCTTCTCCGAACACCAACATCAATTGGCCAGGAAACCACCCATTTCACACCATATGGCCGTAGGCCGCCCTCACCGGAAGGTTGA